One genomic segment of Garra rufa chromosome 13, GarRuf1.0, whole genome shotgun sequence includes these proteins:
- the znf410 gene encoding zinc finger protein 410 isoform X2, with product MLSDELDSKPELLVEFVQNASIPLGQSLEESDTKASCVSLLSSSQNALCGPLELPESALSHAASPSLSEFGPERSPLVVQLQSPPPPAQTPPTILQDLQNHDSTSYVLLNLAKGLAASAEPLVFVQDDVDEAQEEISAGDCGDGSAPWYLRVQELAHDSLIAATRAQLAKDARAIGNSDHIHSCQSDGPKKEPLPRVGRSASEKIHRCPYDGCHRTFTYPAHLKYHLKTHRNDRTFRCGAEGCGKSFYVLQRLQVHMRTHNGEKPFICNEKNCGKKFTTAGNLKNHKRTHTGEKPFLCDVDSCGRSFAEYSSLRKHMLVHSGEKPHVCSICGKTFSQSGSRNVHMKKRHSDEALASDSRDTGEALTQSSLLEADGGGGSDSMVDINLHHAILPTQGAADAVVVLTPPHDLVTMTTAHAYSDDVVALL from the exons ATGCTTTCTGATGAACTTGACTCCAAGCCTGAG CTGTTGGTTGAGTTTGTTCAGAACGCGTCCATCCCGCTgggccagagtctggaggaatcGGACACCAAAGCGTCCTGCGTCTCTCTGCTGTCGTCCTCACAGAACGCACTCTGCGGCCCGCTAGAACTGCCAG AGAGCGCTCTGAGTCATGCCGCCTCCCCATCGCTGTCAGAGTTCGGCCCTGAGAGAAGCCCATTGGTGGTTCAGCTGCAGTCTCCTCCCCCTCCAGCACAAACCCCGCCCACCATCCTGCAGGACCTCCAGAACCACGACAGCACATCCTACGTCCTGCTCAACCTGGCCAAAG GGTTGGCGGCGTCCGCCGAGCCGCTGGTGTTCGTTCAGGACGACGTGGACGAAGCGCAGGAGGAGATTTCAGCCGGAGACTGCGGCGACGGCAGCGCGCCGTGGTACCTGCGGGTCCAGGAACTGGCTCACGACAGCCTGATCGCCGCCACACGCGCACAGCTGGCCAAAGACGCGCGGGCCATCGGCAACA GTGACCACATCCACAGCTGTCAATCAGACGGGCCGAAGAAGGAGCCGCTGCCTCGAGTCGGTCGCTCCGCGTCAGAGAAGATCCACCGATGCCCGTATGACGGCTGCCACCGCACCTTCACCTATCCGGCTCACCTCAAATACCACCTCAAGACACACAG GAACGACCGTACGTTCCGCTGTGGAGCCGAGggttgtgggaagagtttctaTGTTCTGCAGCGGCTGCAGGTTCACATGAGGACCCACAACGGAGAGAAGCCCTTCATCTGCAACGAGAAGAACTGCGGCAAGAAATTCACCACCGCCGGCAACCTGAAGAACCACAAACGCACACACACcg GTGAAAAACCCTTCCTGTGTGATGTTGATAGTTGTGGCCGATCTTTCGCAGAATACTCCAGTCTACGCAAACACATGCTCGTACACTCTG GTGAGAAGCCGCACGTGTGCTCCATCTGCGGGAAGACGTTCTCTCAGAGCGGCAGCAGAAATGTCCACATGAAGAAGAGACACAGCGATGAGGCGCTGGCGTCGGACAGCAGAGACACGG GTGAGGCGCTCACTCAGAGCAGTCTGTTGGAGGCGGACGGCGGCGGCGGCAGCGACTCGATGGTCGACATCAATCTGCATCACGCCATCTTACCGACTCAAG GTGCGGCGGATGCGGTCGTGGTTCTGACTCCGCCCCATGATCTGGTCACCATGACGACGGCCCACGCCTACAGCGATGATGTGGTGGCGCTGCTCTAA
- the znf410 gene encoding zinc finger protein 410 isoform X1 codes for MLSDELDSKPELLVEFVQNASIPLGQSLEESDTKASCVSLLSSSQNALCGPLELPESALSHAASPSLSEFGPERSPLVVQLQSPPPPAQTPPTILQDLQNHDSTSYVLLNLAKGLAASAEPLVFVQDDVDEAQEEISAGDCGDGSAPWYLRVQELAHDSLIAATRAQLAKDARAIGNSETRIRHVSRSASHLLLSNVWLSCYQGDHIHSCQSDGPKKEPLPRVGRSASEKIHRCPYDGCHRTFTYPAHLKYHLKTHRNDRTFRCGAEGCGKSFYVLQRLQVHMRTHNGEKPFICNEKNCGKKFTTAGNLKNHKRTHTGEKPFLCDVDSCGRSFAEYSSLRKHMLVHSGEKPHVCSICGKTFSQSGSRNVHMKKRHSDEALASDSRDTGEALTQSSLLEADGGGGSDSMVDINLHHAILPTQGAADAVVVLTPPHDLVTMTTAHAYSDDVVALL; via the exons ATGCTTTCTGATGAACTTGACTCCAAGCCTGAG CTGTTGGTTGAGTTTGTTCAGAACGCGTCCATCCCGCTgggccagagtctggaggaatcGGACACCAAAGCGTCCTGCGTCTCTCTGCTGTCGTCCTCACAGAACGCACTCTGCGGCCCGCTAGAACTGCCAG AGAGCGCTCTGAGTCATGCCGCCTCCCCATCGCTGTCAGAGTTCGGCCCTGAGAGAAGCCCATTGGTGGTTCAGCTGCAGTCTCCTCCCCCTCCAGCACAAACCCCGCCCACCATCCTGCAGGACCTCCAGAACCACGACAGCACATCCTACGTCCTGCTCAACCTGGCCAAAG GGTTGGCGGCGTCCGCCGAGCCGCTGGTGTTCGTTCAGGACGACGTGGACGAAGCGCAGGAGGAGATTTCAGCCGGAGACTGCGGCGACGGCAGCGCGCCGTGGTACCTGCGGGTCCAGGAACTGGCTCACGACAGCCTGATCGCCGCCACACGCGCACAGCTGGCCAAAGACGCGCGGGCCATCGGCAACAGTGAGACGCGTATTCGACACGTGAGCCGCTCTGCATCACACCTGCTGCTCTCTAATGTCTGGCTGTCTTGTTACCAAGGTGACCACATCCACAGCTGTCAATCAGACGGGCCGAAGAAGGAGCCGCTGCCTCGAGTCGGTCGCTCCGCGTCAGAGAAGATCCACCGATGCCCGTATGACGGCTGCCACCGCACCTTCACCTATCCGGCTCACCTCAAATACCACCTCAAGACACACAG GAACGACCGTACGTTCCGCTGTGGAGCCGAGggttgtgggaagagtttctaTGTTCTGCAGCGGCTGCAGGTTCACATGAGGACCCACAACGGAGAGAAGCCCTTCATCTGCAACGAGAAGAACTGCGGCAAGAAATTCACCACCGCCGGCAACCTGAAGAACCACAAACGCACACACACcg GTGAAAAACCCTTCCTGTGTGATGTTGATAGTTGTGGCCGATCTTTCGCAGAATACTCCAGTCTACGCAAACACATGCTCGTACACTCTG GTGAGAAGCCGCACGTGTGCTCCATCTGCGGGAAGACGTTCTCTCAGAGCGGCAGCAGAAATGTCCACATGAAGAAGAGACACAGCGATGAGGCGCTGGCGTCGGACAGCAGAGACACGG GTGAGGCGCTCACTCAGAGCAGTCTGTTGGAGGCGGACGGCGGCGGCGGCAGCGACTCGATGGTCGACATCAATCTGCATCACGCCATCTTACCGACTCAAG GTGCGGCGGATGCGGTCGTGGTTCTGACTCCGCCCCATGATCTGGTCACCATGACGACGGCCCACGCCTACAGCGATGATGTGGTGGCGCTGCTCTAA
- the cipcb gene encoding CLOCK-interacting pacemaker, protein MSTRLKDEGHMRAMARYKNKRMEKSKPESERDSGFSDGSSEHLSAADQTDTDDASRSSSRSQLTAMVGGALQGLSPMIIMNNVVLNQSGENSSSLKPWAFSPAMEVVQQPQVVFLQPVVPQQSSPMSKAPLSKRRRHKKYLPILKSYPKIAPHPGDTPHKSSSSSASSSSSSSSSSSSSSSASSIKSSSSPRAQKDSSSGTPVPTALPAPAESRTPGAERKPESTDGSPRTLASNVCSVEPDNKIKRFCNTYNILSKSGLLDITLRTKELIRQNRRTQTELERLREHTSLYVEALQTGDSSIWSKLQMSLQEEDKGKDRTPRDKDNRDTAALK, encoded by the exons ATGAGCACGAGGCTAAAGGATGAAGGCCATATGAGAGCCATGGCCAGATATAAAAACAAAAGGATGGAAAAGTCAAAGCCAGAGTCTGAGAGGGACTCAGGCTTCTCAG ACGGCAGCTCTGAGCATCTGAGTGCGGCGGATCAGACGGACACCGACGACGCGTCACGTTCCTCCTCCAGATCGCAGCTGACGGCGATGGTGGGCGGAGCTCTGCAGGGACTCTCACCAATGATCATCATGAACAATGTTGTTCTAAACCAG TCTGGAGAAAACTCCTCATCTTTGAAGCCCTGGGCCTTCAGTCCGGCGATGGAGGTGGTTCAGCAACCTCAGGTCGTCTTCCTTCAACCTGTCGTCCCGCAACAATCCTCCCCGATGTCGAAGGCACCGCTGTCTAAACGGCGTCGACACAAAAAGTACCTTCCTATCCTTAAATCCTACCCCAAAATCGCTCCTCATCCCGGAGACACGCCGCATAAGAGCAGCAGCAGCTCCGCTTCTAGTTCCAGCTCCAGCTCCAGCTCCAGCTCCAGCTCCAGCTCTGCTTCCTCCATCAAGAGCTCATCTTCCCCTCGTGCTCAGAAAGACTCGTCCTCCGGCACGCCGGTACCTACTGCTCTTCCAGCTCCCGCAGAGTCACGTACGCCAGGTGCGGAACGAAAACCCGAATCCACTGACGGCTCCCCACGGACACTGGCGTCTAATGTGTGCTCCGTTGAACCAGACAACAAGATAAAGCGCTTCTGCAACACGTATAACATCCTCAGTAAGTCAGGTTTGCTGGACATCACGCTGCGCACGAAAGAGTTGATTCGGCAGAACCGCCGGACGCAGACGGAGCTGGAGCGCCTGCGCGAACACACCAGCCTGTATGTGGAAGCGCTGCAGACGGGAGACTCGAGCATCTGGAGCAAGCTGCAAATGAGCTTACAGGAGGAGGACAAAGGGAAAGACAGGACGCCGCGCGACAAAGACAACCGAGACACCGCTGCGCTGAAGTGA